The Primulina eburnea isolate SZY01 chromosome 18, ASM2296580v1, whole genome shotgun sequence genome segment ctgcccacttagatttgctttcttcagctaataagacttcatgtttctttttgaatgatCTTTTATCATTTTTATCACTTCTTCTGTGCTCAACTGACTTCTTTCCCTTTTCAGTTGAATATTGACTGTCTTTCTTTGACTTAGGACAATCAATGATGAAATGTCCtgttttgccacagttgtagcaagaaTTTGGCTCTTCTTTAGAGGTGTTCTTTTGATATTGTCTTTGGAAAGAACCTTGATTTCTTCTTATGgatcttccaaatttttttacTAATAATGACATGGCGTCATTACTCAGCTGTTTTACAGTCTTTTCCGTTGAATCAGTTGGTTCTAGTTTCACGGCACAGCTAGCAGTTGTAACTGGTGGTGTTGAAAGTTCTCCTTCTCTCGTCTGCAGTTCGAATTCATAGGCTTTAAGATCGGCAAACAATTCTTGTAATTCCACCTTGTTCAAATCCTTAGATTCTCTCATTGACGTGGTTTTGACATCctattctttgggaagacctcgaACAACTTTCAACGcaatttctttatttgaatatatTTTCCCAAGTGCATTCAATTCATTGATGATACTGCTGACTCGTTCATCATGTTCATTCATTGAGTCTCCAATCTTCATCTTGATGATATCAAATTTTTGTATAGCAACTGAGAGTTTTTTCTGTTTTGTTTGCTCGTTGTCTTCGCATAACTGAATTagtttctcccaaatttctttggttgTTCTGTACATCTTGATATTACTGAATGTGAtcttgtccagtgttttatacGTAATATTTTTTGCTACATTGTCCAAGTTGGCTTTCCTCTTGTCTTCAGCTTTCTATTTTTCTTGTGGTTTTTCAATGCAATGGGGTGCTCTATCAGTTATAGCAATAATTATATTTGCTTTCAATCTTTTCATtggtccgtcagttatgacgtaccatatatcatcatcttgtgtaACTAAATGAAACTACATTCTAATCTTCCAGTCATCGaattcttctcttgagaacatggGGATTTTATTGAAATACAACATGGTGATCAGATGTATGAATAAAAAGTTTTGAGGAAACAAGATCGaaaactgctctgataccacttgttaggattgaTTTAACaggtgaaagtgtttagaagggggttgaataaacactgcaatattttcaaatctttttCAATGGGGtgaatcagtttagtgataaactgaattcaATAATCTTGTTTTCAATGTCAATTAGTTAACTAATGTAGTGTGGCAATAAACTGACTTACTGATTGAATATTCAAAGAATAATTTAAACAATGAATAagaagattttatggatgttcagagacttaAAATGCTCTtacgtcacctcttctatcacaaggatatgatttCATTAAAAAACTTTGATTGATTACAGAAACTGTGATAATTCACTTCAGTTTGATATTAAACACTACCAAACTTAAACTCTTATTATATTTACAAGTTTATCAGTATACAATTGATTTTCttatcttagcacaactgatcttaaAGATCGAATATAACAAAATGATGTGCTAGTGTTTTTGCTCAGATGATAGCttgaaagctatgaatatttcTGTTGAGCTTTTCTGTATGGATATCGAGATTGAACTTGTAAGCTTGACTTCAAAATTCAGTCAAAAAATTGTGCAAAAGTTTTTGTCTCAACTGATCTCCATGGTTATTTATAGGATTTGtttccaacggtaacattaaatgtgTTTAAATGACTTAAAAACGATGATATTCAAacgattttaaaatttatctaaATTTTATAATCATGTTTTCAACCATTAATCACCCACATGTAACACACAAACACTTTTCTAAGAATTTTTAAATATACTAGAGAATACTAAATCCATTGGACTAATATCTTTATGTATACGACTTCTTTACCACGACACAAAAAAAGGGTGAAAATGCTAGGATTAGGaattattttatcaaaatatGCTCTTGTAGAAAATGTATTAAAAGTGTACTTATTTGTAGTATATTTGGCTTAGAAGGGAAGATAGATTTATGAGGGCAAAGTGGAAACAATACTAGAACACACAAAAAAAACCACATTTATTTTGCATAACTATAGAGTAATTGATTGCGTTTTTATATCGTTATAGttttaagataaataaaattataaagaaggaaataaaataatacaacACCTAATCGACCACAGGGTTATGCATACAACAGAGACGTATACTGATAGTGATtgaattcaaaagaaaaacaaaatggTTACAATTGAACCACTACTTAATTCTTACTCGCTCTCTTCCGCCCTCACAGGATTAGCAGCAAGCAACACACAGATTCAAGTACGTTTCACTTTGTAATTCTTACTCACTCAGTTTTCTCTTCAAGATCACCGTCTGATAAACCATTGCCAGTCTCGATGGATTTTGGTTCAGGACTCCTGACATCCTTCGAGATCAGAGAGGATGGCTTTATTAGCATCAAACTGTTGTCTTCGTCAAATTCTTCATCCGCATCCTCAGAAGAGTAAGCATATCTACCAAGAAAACAAGCAATTAAAAATTGTTTCAGTCCCTTGACAATACTTGATGTTTCTTATGCTGCGCTCTTAAGGAGGCGTAGAGGTTGGATTTGTAACAAAGGAACCAACATTTTCGTTTGTGTTTTCAGCACTGTAGATACCTAAAATGAAATAAATGGCACAGTGGCAAGCATGGCACTATGGCAGGTATCATGGCTGAGAATTAAGATATATTCCACAAATGATGGCTACAAGAATGCAAGAGGTATAAATGTTTCATTATAGATTCAATCACCAATGaataaatcaaaacaaaaaaCATACCTCATTGAAGTCTGAGATGGCGCCCATAGAGCGCAGATGACACACAACAGAGAAAAAGACAAAACTTGCCAAAAAGCAGGAATGATCCACGCATTCTGCCACCGCTCATTGTATATATCATTGGACTTGAAATAAAGCTGCAAAAATTCAAGGCTTAAGCATGCAATAACATGGTAAAGCCATTCAATCTTACATGCGACATACAATTGTAAAAGTTCAAGCAATGTTTTCTCtctcaatattattattaaacttTTAATAGTGATGTATCTCAAAACAAAAAGATGAAGAGAGAATTCGGATTTGGATAAATTGCTGTGTCAAATCCTCAGTCTCGAGGTGTGACAGAATCAccatttaaaaaatatagtaCCAACAATACCTCATAGCATATCCAACCAACTGACACAATAACCGCAACTGCTAATGCATTTGTAAACTTTCTGTAAATATCTAATTTGGCATTCATCCTCCTAGCCTGTAACATTAAGCAACAAAGAGAATGACAAAGTCAATATTAATATGCAATCCAGCTCTGTCGAAAAATGATTCTCCAAATAGTGAATTTAATACAGGAAAGGAGGAGATGGGATGAGGATAGAActaaaaaaatttgaacatTGGAATGTAAAAAGATGAACTACCAATAAAGCTAAAGAGTAAGAAAGGGCCAGACAACAAGATGTATCATTTATGCAAggcagtatacaatatataaaagcCACCTACATCCCAGTACCTGAAGTTTATTCAGAGTTGACGAGAGAGAGGTAAATACCCAAAGAATGAAAAAAGCATCCAAAATTGCCACGGGAAGGATCAAAAACAGGATAGCCTTTCCTGAATGATCACTCACAGCCCCAACGTTTTCAATCAATTCGAGAACTTCCGATGCCACGAAGAAAGTTCCTCCGAGCAAAAGAACTTTTGAAGTCAAACCACCTAAGGTTGGTCTGACAACACCATAACCCATAGAAACAATGAGGATGATCAATCGTGATATGGTACGCTTCACAGTTCCAAAGGTCACTGCCCAGACGGTTATCCCAGTAGGCCTGACTCCAGTTTCATTGAActcaatataatcaaaataccAGAAAGCCATCTCAAACATTCCCAATGTAATCACAAGTGTGATACAGTTTTGCAATGGAAGAACTTCTCTCCAGAATCTGGCATACTGTAAAAACCAAAAGATGCCAAGCACCACAAAAGCAAGAGACATGAACCCATAGAAATCCATAAGAGGAGCCATTCTACCAGGTAGGTAACCAGTAGGGTTTTTCCAGACAGTTTTCCCATCAACAACCACCTCTTTAAGTCTTGGATCACAATGAATAAAGTACAGGTTATACATTCCAGTTTTTGTAATCTGAATGGATCTTGGCTGCAGAGTAGTCTCTGTCTTATCGACATCAAATGATGCGCCAAACACCTGAGGCCAACCTGGACTATTTGTCGAACGCCGGTTAATGATTTGGCCTTCTGTACAGACTCCAAGTTTTGCAAGATCTGCTGTGCAGCACACAGCTCTTTGACCTCCATAGGCAGAACCCCCTATGGTTTCCCTATCATCCACCTCAAATACAATTGTATGGACTGATCCTGAACTGAAATTAGAAAGCTCCAAAGGCCTCCGGAATACGATGTTTTCAAAGctgattcaaaataaaattgatgTGATCAGATATTGACTGAGAGAAAAATAACAAGAATCTATAGGGGAAAATGGATTTTGGAGAAAGTAAATAACTCCAAGTAATAATAATGCTATTTCACAACATTGGTCGCAACACCAATGGCTTCCATTGCAGCAAGGAAGTTAAAAAGCAGTAAACCCAGAACAAGCTAAGTCCCACATTGGCGGTAAGTTAATCAATGTGACATAAAATCAATTGATCACTTCAACAGAGTTTATTTGGTAAAATTTCTCCCACTCTCAACTTTTTAAGATTGTTCCTATAACAATAGTCGCTGCAGTaaatcaaattataattttacCATTTTCAGTTCAGTAGACATGCAAATAATCTCTCTCTGAAGGGATTAATGCCATTGTCGACAACTGAGTGTCATGGAACAAAAACGTAAACTAACTAAAGCGTCCATTCTGAAGAATATAATGATCCTACTCGCTCGATCTCATCATATATTCAAATAACCAGGAGTTTGGTTATTTCAAAGTCAAGTTTCTACAAAGATCTAAGAATAACAACACTGATTACCCAACCACAAGATCAAATACCAGACATCCTTACCATTGACTCCTCGATGCTCCGCAACAATAAAAGGAACTAAGCAAATTCAGCaagacatttttttttttgcaaaagaggaaaaaaaaagaGTTCAAGTCAATCTGAAGCAATACTCACCGAATGAAAGAGACGCCGGGTGAGGATTCATTAAATTCAGGAGCAGAAGAGTAAATCCCCTCACTCCCACCGTGAACAACGAACGTATTGCCTTTGGCGACGAATATCTCCCCGGCGTACCCATGCACCGACGCTTCAATGCTCGGGATACGGAGCAGCAGCAACGCCGCCAAGGGTAGAATGGTGATGAAAGAGTTCAACCGCTGCATCGCAATTAACTTTCTGTGGATCTGCTGACACCTAGGAAAGAGATCTCCGGTGAAGGAATTCAGACTCAGAGGAGACACAATAGCGACTGCGTGACTAGCGTGGTCAGGTATCTCGACTCTGGTTAAATATTAGAGGTGGCAAATGGGGTTAGTCAGGTTGAtcgatatataatattatttaaaaattatttaatttgaatTTGATCTGACCCAAAACTTCTAGCTCGAATACGAACTCAATTAATCCGATCGACTAATCCaatttttttaccaaaataaataaataataataataatattttaatttaaacacaaaataacaaaatctcattatatttaaatttaaaaatctaattgcagaaaaataaattatatttactaaattaaataaataattatttaaaaaataaaaaatatacaaaataaatattaaattataaaaatttatgatataaatatacaatttaaatatatatatatataaatataaacgtAGGCAATATttctaaattatatttttttaaaaaaattaaaattttcaaatcaaCTTGAACTCGACTTAATCCGTTCATTTTTTTTGGGGTCAGCTATCGGGTTATTTTGATACCCTTATTAAATCTAACAATAAAACTTCCATTATTTTGTTACAACTCCAATATAAAAACGAATAATTACAACTGCTtcagaaaaaatatatttttaaaattgttcaTCTTATCTTAACAATAAAAgtttggtaaaaacttgtgtgagatggtctcatgaATCGTATTttttgagacagatctcttatttgggtcatccatgaaaaaatattactttttatgttaagagtattactttttattgtgaatatcggttatttgggtcatccataaaaaattattattttttatgctaggagtattactttttattttaagaatattgTAAGGGCCATGATTTTGATTCTGTTAATCTgaaattttgattatattaatctgagattatcgATTTTAAACTGATGTGATTATAACCGGGCCATACGAGACCAAATCGGACCAAGCATATGATTTATGCAATTTGGgggacagagagtctggcgcccgagctgtagtttttgaccgcccgagcgccagtgttcgtTAAATATTTGTTGCGGGCATaagagttggcgcccgggcggtagtttttgaccgcccgagcgccaagggtgcgacTTGAAATTGCTTGGACAGAGGATGCcgtgctcgagcggtagtttagcaccgctcgagcgccgacccaaGTTTAAGAAAAGGATGACACGTTTCTTgtacatgcaagatatatatatatatatatatatatatatatatatatatatatatatatatatatatatatatatatataacgttCCTTAGAATTCATtggagaaaaagaaaaaagaaatcgagaaatctttcagaaaatctttacgcctttatatttcaatccgtccgtccaaatttaaatccgacttcagtaccgtgttcctatcaacgcaggctacaactggacgtaagttttactatgttttgacatgctttgaaattatgatgttgttagaattgaatacacgtcatatatgttgttctttacattttagacagcgtagaatcgaagtcagattaagaaacggataccatatggaattgttatgattttcagaatgagatggactagaattgatgtcagatttgtgcggtggttgattgtaaattattggaactgCTTTAGACTGATAtaatattatcagtatcgcaagattgtactgttgtaccgtcagaatttgattaaacagagatgttgtgatttgattagaatattgatacagaatattgatattgtcattgtcagattgaacagtgacagactttgaatcaagacttcgattgtattagaacgacagcaagaaaggtataaataaatgttgattcgggattgcacaactcgagttaggtttgacttgagtttctctaaatcacatactttattttattgcattgatatttgcagattatcagatttgatatgtttagtctattgaatgatagcagagccagagtttgagtctggggcagatcagcctagctagggcagaaccgccgagtctttctcagaaccgataagactctagacttacggtgtatcgatgagctttagatgtagatcgacgtctattgtagatactcgatacagcataccaaagtctaaatttagatcgggatccctagattagaaatgagtcctagatttaggtacagatttgtatcgattcatgtagtcagatttgaatacatgtttttaatgattgtttatgcttttatatatgttttatatgattgcattgatatattgtttatactgggatatttatatctcaccggagttatctggctgttgtcttgtttgtatgtgtgcatggcaacaggtgggacaggttcagggtcacagaggtgaagaaagatcaagtagagtggagactacggacttagACTAGAGATAGGgcttaaacacttgatagttagttattgaacctgagatgtgtatggttgtatattttatcagagttgtacttttatactgatatgtataggagtttgattccattaccttccgcatttaaaaaaaaaatatttagaccctgtttattataattgattaattagtcccaatgatgattaagaacttggttagcgtccgggtccccacaacaggtggtatcagagcgatagatcctttagattgagatagaagaggctagtgagcgaggtagattgaggttttctttcctgcttttgaatgctagcatgtcttactgctttactacatgttacttctttatctgatttgatatagtaatatgttttattgagattggatcagtattGATTcgagatcagcagtaagatgatcagaggaggattgaaacagaattgtggtattggttactaatttatttgattatcagatatgcctccgagacgagtaccggaacagggaagtacatcgaatcctccaatggatgtcactccgactccaatggaaacgttactgaaacaatttcagtcatttcatccgccgaccttgaaaggaacagagaacgctgtggaatgtgagagttggcttgatgacatagagatgttgttcgaatccttggagtatacagatgagagaagagtgaaattgattggacatcAGCTGCACGAtgttgccaaggactggtggattacaagaaagagagccatggagcatagaggtacgattattacctagaatatatttagaactgaattttatcaacgattctttctagtgtcgtaccggaaggacaagggggcggagtttgccaatctaaggcagggacagatgaacatagaagaatacGTGTCCAAATTCTCCTccttgttgaaatttgctccacatgtggctgacagcgaagaagctactgctgaccagtttatcaatggcttgaaccccgacattttcacattggtgaacaccgggcgaccgaataattttactgacgccctgaacagagctaagggagcagaagtcggtctgatgagacagaaaggggcttcatttgtgcctccagcaccgagaccacaacaaccacctcccagatttgagggtggcagcagcagtggagggaaaaaggaatttttgaaagccaggggaaagcaattcaagaaatctggcattagttcttccagctccggtggttccagacagagccagagttacactggagtttattgcaagacttgcggaggaagacatgcaaccgagcaatgccaaggaatGACTGGTAGTTGTAacatctgtaaacagccgggacactttgctaaagtgtgtccccagagaggttcccaaagatctcagggggccgagtcatcgggatcggCAGCACAgcctgagagacgatcagctgctgttcatacatttcagccagcgccagctcagtcacaacagaggccaggaggtagccagactgtgagccagcctccgagacagcaggccagagtattcgctttgacagaggagcaggcccaggaagcaccagatgacgttgtggcaggtaactgttctttatgtggttaccctgcttatgtattaaTTGGTACCGGTGCTTTACATACGTTTATTTccgaacgatttgcattaagtcatgcattgcctgtagagtctttagctactatagtgtctgtctcttcgcctttggggacaggtttgatatctaTAAATTCTGTTAagcattgtatgctacagtatgacgggcatgagattgagttagagtgcatcgtacttgggttgtctgactttgactgtattatcggtattgatatgctgaccaagtacagagcgac includes the following:
- the LOC140819597 gene encoding uncharacterized protein yields the protein MQRLNSFITILPLAALLLLRIPSIEASVHGYAGEIFVAKGNTFVVHGGSEGIYSSAPEFNESSPGVSFIRFENIVFRRPLELSNFSSGSVHTIVFEVDDRETIGGSAYGGQRAVCCTADLAKLGVCTEGQIINRRSTNSPGWPQVFGASFDVDKTETTLQPRSIQITKTGMYNLYFIHCDPRLKEVVVDGKTVWKNPTGYLPGRMAPLMDFYGFMSLAFVVLGIFWFLQYARFWREVLPLQNCITLVITLGMFEMAFWYFDYIEFNETGVRPTGITVWAVTFGTVKRTISRLIILIVSMGYGVVRPTLGGLTSKVLLLGGTFFVASEVLELIENVGAVSDHSGKAILFLILPVAILDAFFILWVFTSLSSTLNKLQARRMNAKLDIYRKFTNALAVAVIVSVGWICYELYFKSNDIYNERWQNAWIIPAFWQVLSFSLLCVICALWAPSQTSMRYAYSSEDADEEFDEDNSLMLIKPSSLISKDVRSPEPKSIETGNGLSDGDLEEKTE